One Seriola aureovittata isolate HTS-2021-v1 ecotype China chromosome 3, ASM2101889v1, whole genome shotgun sequence genomic window, TAAAAACCAAATGCTTTTTCTCAGATCAATTATCACGAGATGCCCAGATTTCAGCCAAGAAACTCAGACAGTTTCATTCCGAGAAATACTTATCACCTCATCCACATCAGAAACCCATGTTAATAACGTTCtcttaaagaaagaaagggaactGCGTCTTTCATACTTTGATCTTAGTTGGATGCTttcaacttttaagaccttttcACTTCATTATCCCTGCTCTCCGACATGTACCTTTAAGACTTAGAAAGCTCTTGATGGTTGTTTCTGATGGGGATGCTCTTTCAGTGGTTGGAGGGGTCAGTCGGTGAAAGAGAGCATTGGGGTAAatgtatggatggatgaatgtaaGCTTCAGCTGTTCACACCCAAGATGGGGTGAAAGATGACTGCTGTTCAGCAGAAAGTGGCAGCAGTAGGATGGGTACTTCAAAAGAATAGGGGTTAAgggaagatggatggatggatggatagatggatggatggatggatggatggatggatggatggatggatggatgaaattGGGCTCACCTTTGGTGCTGTCTCCAGCTCGTCCACCTGGTTGCTGCCCAGCGTGCTCTTGATGAGAAGTTCTACTTTGGCATTGAACTTCATGAATGTCACATAGCAGGTGTAGCACATCAGCAGGCTGATACTTTCCCCCACTGTGATTTGATTATCCAGAAAGAAGTAGATGAGCATGAGCAAGCCAATGATATAGAACGAGACGTCTCTGAACAGAGGCCACCAGGTGAGGTTCAACACCTCTTTGGAGAACAGGGCGCACATCCCAATCACAAACAGGATGTTGAATACTGCTGAGCCTACGATGGTACCAATACCGACATTACTGTGGGAGACGAAGACTCCTATGACAGAGGTGAAGAGCTCTGGGGCTGAGCCTCCTGCTGCCATGAAGGTGGCTCCTGCTACATCATCAGAGATCTCCAGCTTCTCTGTGATGACAGTGAGCGCTGGGACAAAGAATTCATCGCAGACGATGGCTAAGGCTATGAACATGTACAACATGCCAAACATATGAAATACCACAAAGCCCTGACGTCTCTCCTCCACACTGAAGTAGTCCGTTGGGTAGTCCCCGTGATTCAACTCTTCATCAGATGATCGCATGGCCACCGGTGTGTCCTTTGTCACAGCTGAGAGGTTGTGGTACTGCAGAAGAGTTCTTTGGGgcactgctgcctctgctgaGCCCTCGATGGCCGATTCCAGCTCGGTGGCCATCGTTGTGGCCAGCGACAAGGCACTCCATGAACAGACAGTGGAGACCACCACCAGGCTGATGATGAAGCCCATAATCCGTCCAGGCCGCAGCTTTCTCTTGAAGCCCTGGTAGTGATACCTGGTGCAGCGGTTGTGAGGgcccagaggaggagcagagctggAGGGAGCCATCATGTCTCGACTTCTTATGGGTAGCATGAAATCCATGGTGGTTGGCGCAGAGTGGAAAAGTCTGGAATCCCCCCCAAAGCTGGGTTGGTGGTGCTGGTGGCGATGAGGGCGGGGGTTTGAGAGGCCGCGGCGGTTCACCGATTTGTTTGCATGTTGCTCCCCGGTCTAAACACAATGGAAGCCCTGCAGTCTGATTCCTGGATCTAGCCCATTCAAAGGCTTCCTCATATTACTCACtagatgacagagaaaaaagtaaTACAAGTTTTAATGGATGCATAATATTAGAGGAGAATACATAAGTACACAAGTAAGATTCTTATGCGAgtgtgttgcttctttttaacttttttcacTCTCAATATCCATCCACTTACTATATACTTGTCTTGTTAGCAGTAGTAGACAGAaaccaagtacatttactcaacttAAGTACACATTTaagacacttttatttaaatattttcattttctgctactGTGTACCTCTACACTGCTACATCTCAGgtgaaaatatttaactttttacaCCACATTTATCTAACTACTGCTGCTAGCTGCCTCACAGATGAAGATTTGGTGAACTGTTATTGATAGACAGCATATACAGTTTTTCAAATAAACTCCTTCTCAACTTGCCACAACATTGTTGCTTACATGTTCATGCATCAGTGATACTAACCCAGTGATATATTGTCTATATTATTGAAAGAGAGCTGACATTAGGTTCAAGGTTCAGATGAATAATAATTGCTGGGCAGGATATTCTATATAAACAGACCAAGCTGATGATAGATCAGTGTTGTATCTGTACATACAGTCAGTGTTTATGTGATAATGCTACAACTCATGCTTACAAAAgaatcacattttaaagttttgtgtgtttttttttttaaatctgaaatccATGACTCTGGAATTACAGTATGTACTAACTAAATTGCTAATAGTAGTTGATAGTAGCAGTATTAATAGCATCAATTCTGCTTAAGTGCTGTGGCCTCTTTGACATTGTGCTGAGAACCTGCAGTGAGAGTTCTCCTTTAAGTGAAGCTTGGACATTAGTGAAAGCTCATTAGGAAGCAATTTAATCCCTGAGAAGATATACTTAGATTAGCCTCAGGCCCTGCACACCGATGCCACTGCACAAAGTCAAAAAGTTGAAAccaaaaaatgaactgaacaaCAATTTAGAACTTAATTTTCACATCAGCTACTCAATCATGACACATCCACACAGGAACAATCTGCAATGTGGAAACCTACTCTTATAAGTCCTAAACGCTGAACAGTCCTAAACTGCTATCAAACACCAATGTCAGTATTGTAAAACATTTATTGTAGGATTCAGATCCAGCTGTGCTGTAACAGCAGCTCTTCAAGAAACACCCTGAACTCTATGTGGACATTGGAGCAAAGACAAACTACACCTACATacaaaaagcacacaaacatcATTTTTGTTCTCATACCACTCTCAGATATTTTCCATTCAGCCGGAAGGACTCCAGCAGGTAGGCACGTCCAGAGTCTCTGAGTGAATATTCCAGTAAATTGAATCCCAAAGGACGAAAGATGCAGAGGGCTCAGTGTTCAGTCTGAAGGTCCCAACAGTAAATCCTCAGTGAGATTTTCCTCCCACAGCAGAGGTGGAGCTCAAAGACATCAGCTCCAGAGCTGAGGACCTCCCTCCCTTCGTGTGTTCCTCCCCCCTTTGACACTGCCTCCCTCCTGTTACCTTTCTCCACCTtccttgtcctctctctctctccatgtcaCTGCCCAAGAATGAGGATCAGTGCTGTCTGTCATTGCCTCCCCTCCAGCTCCCGTTCCCACCTTCCCCTAGTGTCATGCATCATTTCTTTCTGTTGGGTTTTACACAAGCTTACAGCTTGACGGGGCTGACGCCTAAGTGCCATCAGATCATAGTGCTGTGCATAAAGCCTTTGAAAACTATCCCAATTGCTCTGTGCAAATGAACAGGAGCAAAGTTCAGAGGAGTTGCTGCATGATATCTGTATGTATTAGAGTTGTATAACTTAAACTTAACTTAAACTTACTTACTTAGGTTAAATGAGGATGTCAaatagagaggaagaggcagaagagatatttttaaatgaaactttactCTAGCACATCTTCATTCTGGCATATTATTTAGATAACAGTTATTGATACCTTTGCAgagatttttatatttatattcctGGTTATTATGAATGTGTAGTTTTTTTGATATGGTGGTTTTACggaattaaaaacagacagagaaaatatagtccaatatatttaatatttcaacatCTCCACTGCTAGCTTCAAGAAAGGTACATGGGTATGTGATGGGGATAGATCTATTGTTTGTCTATTGTTGTTATGCTGTTGCACCAGCTTCCATATGCGAAGGAATGTTTAAGGATCGACAGGCAGTTCATACCTCAGCCTCTCTACATGCAGGACAACCATCAGCTTCAGGCCTCAAATTGAGGAGGTGAGTCTGATCTCCACTATTTCAGAATGTCTTCTCAATTACCAGGCAATGCACCAGGACTGTGCGGATGTTATGGTCTAGCTAAAGTTATGGAGTTTTGGACAAGTCCAGAACCGTAATTTTGCACCTATTGCCTATGAATGTGTGAGAAAGTTTTCTTTCCCATTTTTGTTTGCACTCAACATTTTAGTCATAAACAGCCACTCGGTGGACATGATGCCACCATGccctctgtctttcatttcccACATGTCTGTAATTGGCTTTGGGAGCAACACCTGCTCTTAAGAGACAATCCTGTATCCTGCATTTATAGCACAACAATAAAGCCTACTGACACATGCTAATATGGactaacacacagacaggccaTCCTCCACATTTTACCAAAAGGAATCAAATTaataatgtacaaaaataaacaaaaatcattgaagtgcgtgtgtgtgtgtgtgtatgtgtgtgtgtgtacttgtaaaTGCTACATTGTGACGACCCAAAAAAACTATGTTCCTAacagagtgaggacattttgggaaCGACAGGACATTCTCACTTTCTGACAGaacttcaaaaggctttttgatgGTTAAGTATTGGTTTTAGGTTTAGGGTTAGAATTCAGTTTAGGTTCAGCTTGAGGGTATGGGTTGGGGTTAGGCATTCATTTGTAATGGTTAAGGCtagggtaaggggctagggaatgcattatgtcaccGAGTGTCCTTACAAAGAAAGAAGTAgggttatatgtgtgtgtgcgtgcatttgtGCAAGCTAAGGTCAGGTCAGGCTTTACACGTGAGAACTGTAAGCTTCAATAGCCACCTGGAAGTGAGTTCAAATGATCTGACCTATTCTGTTAAGTAGCGTGTCCCTAACACAGCTCCACCTCTACCTCTGCCTACAGGTGcactacctgtgtgtgtgcgtgtgtgtgcgtgtgtgtgtgtgtgtgtgtgtgtgtgtgtgtgtgtgtgtgtgtgtgtgtgtgtgtgtgtgtgtgtgtgagagagagagagagtaagagaggtGAAGAATGTGTTTCTAAGAATatgtaattaataattattaattaaaaaaaaaaaaatcaatgactCAGTACCAGAAAACTGTAAGATTTTGGCAGTCTGTTGTCAgaatgatgttttaaaaaataaaaaaataaaaagcattacTCCATTTCACTTCCTTCATAAACAACATATTCCTTACTGGGAATAAATCCAACCAGACCTGCCTATTGTTTCTCACCTCCAACTGCTCTTATCCAATTAAACAGGAGCATAGCCTTAATGGAGTGGACCGCTAACTTTCCCTCACAAGCAAAATGTTTCTCTTAATGGATTACAGTTGGTCTCACCCTGCCATGAGCACTCAAAAGATTAAATAGCCTCAAGAaacaggggtgtgtgtgtttttgctaaACTCTTGCTCAGAGGATATtgaagttaaatgaaaaaaggaaaatacaaactgTGCTAAAATGGCTGAAAGGTGTAGTGTTCTCTCTATATTTTGtctatacatacatacacactgatCAGCCACAATATTAAAACCTGTAACAGATTAGTGTACTTCTACAATGTAGAAAAAGAAGCCAATGACACGGCCTGAGGTGACACTTGGTTTGCTGCAGAGGTTGTTTGACTTCAGTAAGAATTCTTTATTTGGGCCATAGCTTCTATATTAAGGGCTGTGTAAAGTTCTGAAAAGGCTAAACTTGTTACATAACCAACCAAGATAACCTTACCCTCCTTCTAGGTAGGCTGAGGTACATCGTCTGCAGAACTTGAAATACAAATAAGTCTCTTGGCAGGCAGAAGAAACCAGCAGACCTTTGGTAGTCGTTTTGGGTTAACTAAACAATACTCTTCTCTCACAAACATATATGAGATCTGTCAGGGGGATGACTTTGAGATAGCTGGAGTTACAGTGACTGAACATAAACATTAGCAAAACCTTGgctatataaatataaacctTGATTTTGCATCACAGACTAATTTTCGAAAGTCCATTAAATGATtcgattttttttctttttgcaattAATCAAGATGAGGAGTCGCCAAGTCATCTCACTGGTAGGCCAGTCagtgaaaagtaaaagagaaTAATGTTCCTCTGTGAAGCTGGGATCAGCAGCAGCTTATTGGCTAAAGCTCCTGCCTGAAATAGCTTCTAAGTTATATATGAGTTCGAGAGAGACCCTTTATCTATGAGCAGGGACAGCCAAGGTAATCGGTCAGATCGgtgactggttttaatgttatggctgactggtgtgtgtgtgtgtgtgtgtgtgtgtgtgtgtgtggtgatagTTGGTAATGCTGCAGTGGTTATGTGCTCTttgtttgtacaaaaaaaaagcttgaacttttgtttgtgtttgtgcaaaatgaaaaaaaaaaattatataaaatgattcaaataaatatatattgaaatTATTGAATATAAAGTATGTTAAGTACACTATAAAACCATTAAACCCAAACACATACGTTCAAAGTTCTGACATGGATATCATAGGAATATCTGTTTCTTTTACTATTTCAGTATGTGTTGAtacatctttcatttttttaacagatAAAGTTCTGCTACACTGTGATGAGGGTCATGATATCAATGACTGAGATGGCTGGTAATTAGCTTTACATAGCTCTAGCTAGACAGCCAGCCTATACAACCATGACACTAGAGGCCTGAGACTTGTGTCAGACAGACAACTTTGCATAATCCTTGGAAAATCCTGATtctcaaacacagagaaatccAGACTGAGAACTGGATAAGTCCCAGCACAGTGGCCCCTGcaatttatatgaaaaaaaaaaaagaagaaaactttaaCCAACACTGTAACAGTCAGATATGGGCTGACACTCTTGCTTGTGTAAATCCAGCCTGTGATGATGTGGACAACAGAGGAACAGCTCTATCTGGTGGTTCAAACACAACACTACTTGTATATTTGATGAAAAGAAGTTACAACTCGTTCTTTTCTCtacataacaaaatgtaaactcaTTTGTGGGGAGCTGGAACACACAGTGGGCTCATATCCACAACTTTGGGATTTTTCCCACCAGTACTAACTCACATGTTATGACCGGAGAAAGTATTGGAAAGGTAATATAAGGGGATTTTTAAATCTTACTTTAGTCTGTGATCATGAACCTCTCCTCGTTCAATGTGCTCAGTGTTCTGTGTTCACTGGTGAGACAGTCTGAAGATAATCCATGTAAcattaaacctgcagtaacaaACAAAGATGGTGTTTGCAGTAAATCAGCTGGAAGGTCTGCAGTGTTGTGATCCACGTCCAAAACATCATccaaatttttttattttatttttttttaaattggtgaGCCTATGGTGTAAAAGAATTTATACTTTCAAAGGCTTTGAAAAAATCCTTTGAAATTGCTTTCCACTTTTCATGATCTTAATATACACTTAGTTAATTTACACTTATTTTAATTTCGTTGCAATTGGAGGCAAAATCTCATCATAACACAAATAACAGGAGGGAGACATCTGCATTTAGCATCATGACCTCTGCAGCACTGGAGCTAAAAGTATAACTGTCAGTGAGGATGTTATTTGGCAACATCGCTGTCTTTGTATGTCTCTTCATATCCACACAGATCACCTgatccatcaaaaataaatagttCAAGAACTAAAATGATGTATACTTACCAAGACAATGCACACACCACTttcctttatgtttttgtaatacAGTATGTACTAGTATTATATgctacatagtataataaatgGTAATGCTACTATACAGAATATATTAACTACATATAAAGAACCTGCCATGACAGTTAGAGTACTTTTATGCATGCTTAACACCGACTGACCAAAGCAATGTTGCAAAGAGATTTTGATATATGATTgaaaattgatattttattgGAGGCTTCATCTTTTCAGATTATCATAAGATTTCTCAACATTCAGCTTCAACATTTTCCACATGCTGACAAAATCCTTAAATGATGGTTAGTGGACCGCGTTGGTGccagaaataaagacagaagaagCCTGGTTGATGACAAAAATAAGGTTAAACAGCAAGTACAAACACTAACTCATTTTGATTAAGTCATTCTGGTTCTGGCCGACAATCCTGACAGCTCAGTGAGCAGGTACAAAAAGAATACACTGACCGTGTACAGTTCAAAGTATATTTAGTTAACAGTAACAACTGGCTTTTCTGCGACTTCAGTAACTGCACTGCACAAGTACAAAAAGCTGGAACTACTACCGAGCCTCTTGTAAGATAACGGTAGGTTGATTAAAGAGCCTGTTTGCCAGAGCTTGTGTATTATGTAAGTAATAAGTGGcttttagaaaattaaaaaatgctttGGAAATGAAGAgctgaggggggtgggggtggggggtgagttATCAGAGCACAGGAACTGTGATGATATTCAAACTATCAGACTCTAATACAATCTCCAATTACAGTATGGTCCATGACTTGAATGTCAGAGATCTCAGCAGCACCAAACAAAATTACCATCACACTCCTGCGGGTGTCATCTTGAGCTCCTTCAGATTTATCCACAGAGGAAACAATTCAATTTCCTCTCAAATTAagtgccttttttctttttctttttttttaactcattttAAACCTCTCTTCCATCCTCAGCACTTAGCCCTTTTTCCGTAGCTGTCCACCACCCCTGGCGTGATGCTGTTGTCCTCCTCCAAGTCCTCCGACACGGTCTTACCGACCAGCTGGAAGATGTCTTCAGCTGCAACACCCATGGGATCAGCCACTTTTACTGCCAACATGTCCACAGTCAGGACGGTTCCTCTGGGGATTTTTACTTTTGCCACCACTGACTTACCCAACtagtggaaaaagaaagaggggagagacaTTAGTTAACATAAAGTTGAAAGAAAATTAGGAAAAATAATATCTCAAATGTCCTCTTTAACTTTTCTGACCCTAACTCTTATTTTCTTGAAGAAAGAGGAATTCTAACCTTATCATGGCATGGCTTTTCGCAGGGTAGCATCTGCTTGAGGCCGCTGCCCAGTGCCCTCTCCACCAGTCGGATGGAGCGGACCAGCTCGGTTAGCTCAGAGGGCTCCAGTGAGGCTGCGTGGTCACTTCCTTTCCACGTCTTGTCCAAGGTTATGTGACGCTCGATGACCTTTGCCCCAAGAGCTACGGCCGCCACCGAAATACTGATCCCAGACTCGTGTCCCGAGTAGCCAATGGGAATATCAGGAAATTCCTTCTGGTATTCCTGTTGTGGGTGAGACACTCTTCGTATGTTATGATGCTCCTATCTAATAATCAGGATATAGCTTAAGTTTGtgaacattaataaaaactaaTGGTTATGGTAATTCTGCCTTTTTTGCTGTAAGAGTGGAAAACAGAACTCAGCGAAATCTGGATTTAAGGTTGTAGGATGGACTCAAATTCATACAATATAATTAGAGCTTAGATTATGAACTTTATccaggttttaaaaaggaaaaaaaaaactgaattagaAAGTATTAGGACAAAATAAATGCTTATCCTAATTCAACTTTAACACAAAAGGTATGGAAATACTTTTACTAGAATCATCTTTCATGTCTTGTATCTGGGAAGATAAACAGTAAAATTTGGATTTGGCAAAACAAATATCTTGCCATCACAACATGGACTTGTTTACTTGAACATCATGACGATGAACCAACATTTGGTAAAATCTGATTCTATTGTATTTACAGTGATCACTCTGAGGTTGACGTCTTCAGCTTCCAGAGGATAGGCGCTGGTGCACTGCAGGATGGTGAAGTTCTGGTTGTGCTCTTTCACCGTCTTGTAGACCCGACGCATCGTCTCCATGGACTGCATCCCACTGGACACCACCATGGGACgtcctgacacacacaagaGGGCAAAAATACGATTAACGTCATGTTAATGAGCATGAGCAGAAGGCAAATTGCTAtagcaacacttttttttactctcaGAGAGTCCCAGGAGTTCAAGCAGGAATGTCAAGGAAGAGTAGTCTGAATAAGAATCATACATTAGACACTTGTGGCTTGTTTGCTCATCAAATGGCACATCAGCCAGACTGATAGGGAGCACATTCAAGGTTTAGATCTCTTTGCTTATGGTCAACATTTTTCCAGTAACAACAGTTCACGCTCACCCTTCTTGGCAGTCTTCTCCAGATAGGGGAAGTTGTTGGTGTCTCCAGATCCCACTTTGAAGAAAGGCACATTGAGCTCATGGAGAAACTCCACTGCCATCTAAAGACAGAATGAGTTATGGTTAAGTTCAACTTAAGCCTGATTGAAATGTCATGAAACCTCTCTATCTTTCTTACCTCGTCCATCCCTGAGGCAGTGAAGAAGATCCCCACCTCCTCGGCATATTTCTGCAGTTCCCTGTATTGCTCGTGGCTAAACTCTAGATGGCGCTTGTGTTCACCATATGTTTTCCCCCATGAGTGTTTGGAGGTGTAGGGGCGCTCCAAGGCTCGCTTGTTGAACTTGTACTCTAATTCACTCTTCTGGAATTTGGCGCAGTCGGCACCACAGTCCTGTGAAGGTGGATATAAGTGAGAGCTAAAAAGAAGATGAAGCCTTTAAATCAAACTAAGTAgtgatgatttattttaagGGATTCCAATAATGTTTTTGAATACAAGTGATATATAACTGTAAATTCAGAAGATGGTGCTAGAGATCACAAAGAGATAACAGGAGCTTCCTACTAGGTCAGCTGAAcacagtatgattttttttgtttaaaagcaaatacacaaatcaacatgtatggaaaataaaattcacagtACTAAACTAACATTGGATTAATATATTTACAGCCCTGACAGGCTGCAATACctgtcaaaacaaagcaatacTTAGACTATAAAGAAGATGTCATACTGAAGTTTTTGGCTTTATTTctgaatttcttctttttttttttttttaaatctacattTAATGTCTTTCCACTGCTGCACAAAACTACAGCCAGAAACCAAACTACAGAGGGCACCAGTACACTCCATGCATCTATCCCTTTTTAGTGAACTGAAGGCAGATAGCATCATTACTGTTTCTTTTATGTAGCCCAAGGCTGCAACATACTGTGGCTTTGTATAATTATATACATGGTTTTAAGTCAGCAGCCATACCTACCAGTACCTGGGACTAAGGTGAAAATCAGACATATTAGCTTATCtataatgttgaaaaaacagGCATGTACAATGGCGTCACATGAATATAGTAGTCTAGTAAGGCCACTTTTATTACTACTATGTGCCATGCATAAATTTACACGCCAGACTCCATTCACAAATCCGGCAATTTATCATTCTACTACATGGCTCGACATCCTGTTACATAGTCCTTTACCGCCAATTGCAGCTGGTAGCCTACATTAAACACCCCATTATATGCATAACTATTGATTCAAGCTTTAAGCTCGATAAACACACATTAgctatgtttatattttattcaaattaacGATTGAGAGGAGGAAGCTGTGGCGAGCAAGATTGTAAATTGGACGTCATGTCATTCCtgagtgtgtgcgcgcgtgcgaGCAAGCTgtagaaggagagaaaggaaaaacattcaaaataaactaaTACGTTGttgcgtgtgttttttttttttttaaatcaccttTGCCATCTTGATCATTTTCTTGGCAATCTCGATGTCTCCCTGGTGGTTTTGTCCAATTTCAGCTATAATGAA contains:
- the LOC130166402 gene encoding sialic acid synthase-like; the encoded protein is MPLKFELCPGRMIGGNHPCFIIAEIGQNHQGDIEIAKKMIKMAKDCGADCAKFQKSELEYKFNKRALERPYTSKHSWGKTYGEHKRHLEFSHEQYRELQKYAEEVGIFFTASGMDEMAVEFLHELNVPFFKVGSGDTNNFPYLEKTAKKGRPMVVSSGMQSMETMRRVYKTVKEHNQNFTILQCTSAYPLEAEDVNLRVITEYQKEFPDIPIGYSGHESGISISVAAVALGAKVIERHITLDKTWKGSDHAASLEPSELTELVRSIRLVERALGSGLKQMLPCEKPCHDKLGKSVVAKVKIPRGTVLTVDMLAVKVADPMGVAAEDIFQLVGKTVSEDLEEDNSITPGVVDSYGKRAKC